A genomic region of Apteryx mantelli isolate bAptMan1 chromosome 10, bAptMan1.hap1, whole genome shotgun sequence contains the following coding sequences:
- the LOC106483319 gene encoding chemokine-like factor, which yields MGTVDSAYPRSPRGAIKIARLLVAFTTFICFVASRSHEAYTALAIMEVVITLLFFLLYLLKLDKKMKWLFWPLADIFNSVIAAVFLLVVCLFAIIIKTNYGTLVGGVFGLVLLVLCIADAVVLFWKISLSGPRGRNYPTR from the exons atggGGACGGTGGACAGCGCCTACCCGCGCTCCCCGCGGGGCGCCATCAAGATCGCCCGCTTg cTTGTGGCTTTTACAACATTCATCTGCTTTGTTGCCTCAAGATCTCATGAAGCATATACAGCACTTGCAATCATGGAAGTTGTCATCACTTTGTTATTTTTTCTACTGTATTTACTAAAACTAGATAAAAAGATGAAATGGCTCTTTTGGCCTTTAGCT GATATTTTCAACTCGGTGATTGCAGCTGTGTTTCTCCTAGTTGTGTGCCTGTTTGCGATAATAATCAAGACAAACTATGGGACGCTGGTTGGGGGA GTGTTTGGCCTTGTATTGCTTGTTCTGTGCATTGCAGATGCAGTTGTTCTTTTCTGGAAGATCAGCCTTAGTGGACCCAGAGGAAGGAATTACCCTACCAGATGA
- the CMTM3 gene encoding CKLF-like MARVEL transmembrane domain-containing protein 3 — protein MEPPEPAEPAAAAPPGLRALLPAPDLLRSRKGQLLLAESVLSFIIFICYIASSAASFMMAPLLEFLLALFLFFAYASKLNEKFKGLYWPLTDFLRCVTAAIIYFAISIAAVSKYTDGASKAAGVFGFIATIVYAIDFYITFNDLVTFLKQGTSSPPEGRKSDDEDSDSDSD, from the exons ATGGAGCCGCCCGAGCCGgcggagcccgccgccgccgcgccgcccgggctcCGCGCGCTCCTGCCCGCCCCCGACTTGCTCCGCTCCCGCAAGGGCCAGCTCCTGCTCGCCGAGTCG GTGCTGTCATTTATCATCTTTATCTGCTATATTGCATCTTCGGCTGCCTCTTTCATGATGGCACCGCTCTTAGAATTTCTGCTggcactgtttcttttttttgcctaCGCCTCTAAACTTAATGAGAAGTTTAAAGGACTTTACTGGCCTTTGACG GATTTCTTGCGGTGCGTCACTGCTGCTATTATTTACTTTGCCATCTCAATTGCTGCCGTCTCAAAATATACTGATGGAGCATCTAAAGCAGCTGGA GTGTTTGGATTTATAGCCACAATAGTGTATGCCATTGATTTCTACATAACCTTCAATGACCTGGTTACATTTCTCAAACAAGGCACTTCTAGTCCCCCTGAAGGGCGCAAGTCAGACG atgaaGATTCCGATTCCGATTCGGACTGA